In Tripterygium wilfordii isolate XIE 37 chromosome 23, ASM1340144v1, whole genome shotgun sequence, one genomic interval encodes:
- the LOC119993844 gene encoding valine N-monooxygenase 1-like encodes MTTDITTATPLSIPTSTFTTTTTTNTNIKALIIVFLVTIIGVLKLKQRASFRKVRKGPSLPPGPTPWPILGNIPEMLCFKPTFRWIHQMMKDMNTDIACIRLGNTNIIPVTCPEIAREMLKKQDANFADRPLSVSAHAVSGGYMTAVTVPLTEQWKKMRKILVSEIVSHARHKWLHDKRAEESDNLVFYVHNQYKNNKVVNIRTATQHYCGNVVRKILFSRRYFGEPMKDGGPGPDEIKHVEAVFTALKYVYSFCVSDYLPFLRGLNLDGQEQIAKDANKTVRDYQNPIVDERYEEWRTGQRKEMEDLLDVFITLKNSDGKPLLTPDEVKNQAAEIMLAAVDNPSNVVEWVMAELMNQPELLKRAIEEIDRVVGKDRLVQESDIANLNYVKACARESFRLHPIAPFNLPHVAIQDTVVAGYFIPKGSHTILSRYGLGRNPKIWEDPLKYDPERHLKGQDVMLTEHDLRFVSFSTGRRGCIAALLGTCMTTMLLARLLQCFDWTLPDGASGFDLSEAENELLLANPLIASAKPRLAPHLYPTSN; translated from the exons ATGACTACTGACATCACAACTGCAACTCCTCTTAGCATCCCTACCTCCaccttcaccaccaccaccaccacaaacaCCAACATCAAAGCCCTAATCATCGTATTCCTTGTCACCATTATTGGTGTTTTGAAACTCAAACAAAGGGCGTCATTCAGAAAGGTTCGCAAGGGCCCTTCACTCCCTCCAGGACCAACTCCATGGCCTATTCTAGGGAACATCCCCGAAATGCTCTGTTTCAAGCCCACATTCCGATGGATACACCAAATGATGAAGGACATGAACACCGACATCGCTTGCATTCGTCTTGGAAACACCAATATCATACCTGTAACTTGTCCAGAAATCGCCCGAGAAATGCTTAAGAAACAGGACGCAAACTTCGCCGATCGGCCGCTTTCGGTCTCGGCACATGCAGTAAGTGGTGGATACATGACGGCAGTCACTGTGCCTTTAACTgaacaatggaagaaaatgaggaaaatcTTGGTGTCCGAGATTGTTTCTCATGCAAGGCACAAGTGGCTTCATGACAAAAGAGCTGAAGAGAGTGACAATCTTGTGTTCTATGTCCATAACCAATACAAGAACAACAAAGTTGTTAACATAAGAACTGCAACACAGCATTACTGTGGTAATGTGGTAAGGAAGATTTTGTTTAGTAGGAGATATTTTGGGGAGCCAATGAAGGATGGAGGACCTGGCCCTGACGAGATTAAGCATGTTGAGGCAGTTTTCACAGCACTTAAATATGTCTACTCATTTTGTGTGTCTGATTACTTGCCTTTTCTGCGAGGGTTGAATCTTGATGGACAAGAACAAATAGCGAAGGATGCTAATAAGACAGTTAGGGATTATCAAAATCCTATAGTCGATGAGAGATATGAAGAATGGAGGACTGGTCAACGGAAGGAGATGGAGGACCTTCTTGATGTTTTCATCACTCTCAAAAATAGTGATGGCAAACCCTTGCTCACTCCAGATGAGGTCAAGAATCAAGCCGCT GAGATTATGCTAGCAGCGGTTGATAATCCATCAAACGTTGTTGAATGGGTGATGGCAGAGCTGATGAACCAACCTGAACTGCTTAAAAGAGCAATCGAAGAAATAGATAGGGTGGTCGGAAAAGACAGGCTCGTGCAAGAATCCGACATAGCAAACCTCAACTACGTCAAGGCATGTGCAAGGGAGTCGTTTAGGCTCCACCCAATTGCACCATTCAACCTGCCACACGTGGCAATCCAAGACACGGTTGTCGCTGGTTACTTCATCCCAAAAGGAAGCCACACAATATTGAGTCGATATGGGCTAGGCCGGAACCCAAAAATCTGGGAGGATCCACTGAAATACGACCCTGAACGACACTTGAAGGGACAAGATGTAATGCTGACGGAGCATGATTTGAGGTTTGTCTCGTTTAGTACTGGAAGGCGCGGTTGCATTGCAGCTCTTCTTGGAACTTGTATGACTACTATGCTCTTAGCGAGACTTCTTCAGTGCTTTGATTGGACACTACCAGATGGTGCTAGTGGGTTTGATCTTAGCGAGGCTGAGAACGAGCTTCTCTTGGCCAATCCACTCATTGCTTCTGCTAAGCCTCGTTTGGCTCCGCATCTATACCCTACATCCAACTAA